In the genome of Ctenopharyngodon idella isolate HZGC_01 chromosome 19, HZGC01, whole genome shotgun sequence, one region contains:
- the ptpn23b gene encoding tyrosine-protein phosphatase non-receptor type 23b, which translates to MEAVPRMPMIWLELKEAGDFQFSSPVRQYIQINYGENPENYSESLKRLEQLRQSVVNIPRDFEGCSTLRKYCGQLHFLQSRVPMAAGQEAAVPVTWIDIFSGRNITHDDINYEQACVLYNLGALHSLLGAVDNRLSEEGMKVSCTHFQCSAGAFAYLRDHYNHSYSSDMSGQALSVNISLMLAQAQECLLEKTLLDNRKSHLIAKICAQVCDYYKDCLRVLDNSECVPGRIQKEWRKLVSMKISYFRAITHLHMGKQSEEQQKHGEAVAYFQFSLDKLNEAIKQSKGQPEHIQEALKFTMDVIGGKYNSAKKDNDFIYHESVPGLDTLVAVKGASLVKPLPVNLTDQSVTGPDLFSKLVPMATHEASSLYSEEKAKLLRDVVAKIEDKNQILEKFMESLSSDSVYKIDMFKSLPDALLEKCAFLSVRPDTVKNLVQAMQALSNVYTDVGSSLDEIHSALEEDEAGEKSLMEVVGQKGLAARSAVLQEIQKELKKYEAAHQAASNTNTELHRAMNQHIPNLRLLQGSVEELRKSLPQPQLNEDETSSLQKMKTLLGKVDEMRKQRISLESQLRDLIHKDDITGVLVTTDRAEIKTLFAEQLKKYDQLKGYIEQNLAAQDNILKALTEANVQYAPVRKTLMLTEQQWNDTVQSLIASFEAYEDLIKKAEEGRDFYQDLDKKTTGLLDKTKSCCQTREEERVALLEKEIGKGPPPRPSARKPVVGQKVVGSRTGPSSLESVGPSVASFEDLPQELRSLPPNLNLPRGPVFPNIVPHGGSPFPPTRFPNPQFPTTDPRQQLSHNLPQNQAPYGQPFAPMQIPGMPPQQLQVRSSGGITHVHPQVNQSNTPQVPSQGYNPALWQQAHGGPIAVTGGYSVPPQMGQIPQNSIRPGLPGQPQVSLPNSLGQQMPTVMTPSSSVQQIIQGTQCQSFTTQPRQSIPSTTPRSVFPGQNLPPFPPGQVQAPMPGQTQQQPGLPSGYRPALGPQIQPQHGLPSQLSHPQGALIQGQAQTQPQCSLSNQFHPGQLPQNRPQPYMGYTSFSSLQPQQIPAPQQVHPGSQIFPQAPLSQNSQIPFGARPHSQPQMPPGAVPPQSNMYSFAPTHMGQQPMGQQTVPPQFNTIFNGPGGQPMYTPGQSQILGPQNVAHQTSGQAVMDNPVPPSLASTLIPTPSPVQVSSQNQISTSSSSTSGAAPTDEMRSNSTTVLDFLQNKVDNISIKS; encoded by the exons ATGGAGGCCGTTCCCAGGATGCCGATGATTTGGCTGGAGCTGAAGGAAGCGGGGGACTTTCAGTTCAGTTCCCCTGTCAGACAG TACATTCAAATAAACTATGGTGAGAACCCCGAGAACTATAGTGAGTCACTGAAGAGGCTGGAGCAACTTAGACAG AGTGTGGTAAACATCCCAAGGGATTTTGAGGGCTGCAGCACTCTTCGAAAGTACTGTGGTCAGCTGCACTTTCTGCAGAGTCGTGTTCCCATGGCAGCTGGTCAGGAGGCTGCAGTGCCCGTGACTTG GATTGACATCTTCTCAGGGAGGAATATCACACATGATGATATTAACTATGAGCAGGCTTGTGTCTTGTATAACCTGG GTGCATTGCACTCGCTGCTGGGAGCTGTGGATAACCGCCTGTCTGAAGAG GGGATGAAGGTGTCCTGTACCCATTTCCAGTGTTCTGCCGGGGCTTTTGCTTACCTCAGAGACCACTACAATCACAGCTACAGCTCTGACATGAGTGGCCAGGCACTGTCAGTCAACATCAGCCTCATGCTG GCACAGGCTCAAGAGTGTCTCTTGGAGAAAACTCTACTAGACAACAGAAAGAGTCATTTAATAGCAAAGATTTGTGCCCAG GTGTGTGACTATTATAAGGATTGTCTGAGGGTGTTGGATAATTCTGAATGTGTGCCAGGAAGGATTCAGAAAGAGTGGAGGAAACTCGTCAGCATGAAAATCAGCTACTTCAGGGCCATCACACAC TTACACATGGGAAAGCAGTCAGAGGAACAGCAGAAACATGGAGAAGCA GTCGCATACTTTCAGTTCTCCCTCGACAAACTTAATGAGGCAATTAAGCAGAGCAAG GGTCAACCAGAACATATACAGGAAGCTTTGAAATTCACAATGGATGTGATTGGTGGAAA ATATAACTCCGCTAAGAAAGACAATGACTTCATTTACCATGAGTCTGTGCCTGGTCTGGACACATTGGTGGCAGTAAAAG GTGCATCTTTGGTGAAACCCCTACCTGTGAACCTAACTGATCAAAGTGTCACTGGTCCTGACCTCTTCTCTAAACTTGTTCCCATGGCAACTCATGAGGCCTCATCCCTTTACAG tGAGGAGAAGGCAAAATTACTTAGGGACGTAGTGGCTAAGATAGAGGACAAAAACCAAATCCTTGA AAAATTCATGGAGTCTCTAAGCAGCGACTCGGTGTATAAAATTGACATGTTTAAGTCTCTGCCTGACGCTCTATTGGAAAAATGTGCATTTCTCAGTGTACGACCAGACACTGTCAAGAACCTCGTCCAGGCCATGCAAG caCTATCTAATGTTTACACTGATGTGGGTTCATCTCTGGATGAGATCCATAGTGCTCTTGAGGAAGATGAGGCTGGAGAGAAGAGTTTAATGGAGGTTGTGGGGCAGAAGGGATTGGCGGCCAGATCTGCAGTCTTACAGGAGATACAGAAAGAGCTGAAGAAATATGAAGCTGCTCATCAGGCAGCCAGCAATACCAACACCGAGCTCCACAGAGCAATGAACCAGCACATACCAAACCTACGCCTATTACAGGGATCTGTTGAGGAACTTCGAAAGAGCCTGCCCCAGCCACAACTCAATGaag ATGAAACATCATCCTTGCAAAAAATGAAGACTCTTCTTGGCAAAGTTGATGAAATGCGAAAGCAAAGGATCTCATTGGAGAGTCAGCTCCGTGACCTTATTCATAAAGATGACATCACGGGAGTCCTGGTAACCACAGATCGTGCTGAGATCAAG ACATTGTTTGCAGAGCAGTTGAAGAAATATGATCAGCTGAAGGGATATATAGAACAGAACTTGGCTGCTCAGGATAACATCCTGAAAGCCCTGACAGAAGCAAATGTGCAGTACGCCCCTGTCCGCAAGACCCTCATGCTCACAGAGCAACA ATGGAACGACACTGTGCAATCCCTAATTGCCTCATTTGAGGCATATGAGGACTTGATAAAGAAGGCTGAGGAAGGCAGAGACTTCTATCAGGATCTGGACAAGAAGACCACTGGCCTGTTAGACAAAACAAAGTCCTGTTGCCAAACCAGAGAGGAGGAGCGAGTTGCCTTGCTGGAAAA GGAGATTGGAAAAGGGCCGCCTCCTAGACCTTCTGCCCGAAAGCCTGTGGTCGGCCAGAAAGTTGTTGGTTCTAGAACCGGCCCTTCCAGTCTTGAATCTGTAGGTCCTTCTGTTGCCTCTTTTGAAGATCTCCCACAAGAACTACGAAGCCTCCCTCCAAATCTCAATTTGCCCCGAGGTCCAGTATTTCCCAATATTGTTCCCCATGGTGGAAGCCCATTTCCCCCAACTCGGTTTCCAAACCCCCAATTTCCAACTACAGATCCAAGGCAACAGCTCTCTCACAATCTCCCACAAAATCAGGCCCCTTATGGCCAGCCCTTTGCACCCATGCAAATCCCTGGGATGCCACCACAGCAGTTACAGGTAAGATCATCCGGAGGCATCACACATGTCCATCCTCAGGTTAATCAATCGAACACCCCACAGGTGCCTTCTCAGGGGTACAATCCAGCTCTCTGGCAGCAAGCTCACGGTGGGCCCATTGCTGTTACAGGGGGTTATTCTGTGCCTCCACAAATGGGACAGATTCCCCAAAATTCCATTAGGCCTGGTTTACCTGGACAACCCCAAGTATCCTTGCCAAACTCTCTTGGGCAGCAGATGCCAACTGTCATGACTCCGTCTTCCTCAGTCCAACAGATCATACAGGgaacacagtgccaaagctttACCACCCAGCCTAGACAAAGCATCCCCTCAACCACACCAAGAAGTGTATTTCCTGGGCAAAACCTTCCCCCTTTCCCACCTGGACAGGTCCAAGCTCCTATGCCAGGCCAAACACAGCAACAGCCTGGCCTCCCCTCAGGTTACCGACCCGCATTAGGTCCTCAAATCCAACCCCAGCATGGTCTACCTAGCCAACTGTCCCATCCTCAGGGAGCCCTCATTCAAGGACAAGCTCAAACTCAGCCTCAGTGCAGTCTTTCCAATCAGTTCCATCCTGGACAACTTCCACAAAACAGGCCTCAACCTTATATGGGGTATACATCTTTTTCATCTTTGCAACCTCAGCAAATCCCTGCACCCCAACAAGTACATCCAGGCTCTCAAATCTTTCCACAGGCACCCTTGAGCCAAAACTCCCAAATTCCTTTTGGTGCTCGTCCACATAGTCAGCCCCAAATGCCACCAGGAGCTGTACCACCACAAAGTAATATGTACTCATTTGCACCAACACACATGGGCCAACAACCTATGGGACAGCAGACAGTTCCACCCCAATTCAACACCATCTTTAATGGCCCAGGGGGGCAACCCATGTACACTCCTGGTCAAAGCCAAATACTTGGCCCTCAAAATGTGGCTCACCAGACATCAGGACAAGCAGTGATGGACAATCCAGTTCCACCATCACTTGCCAGCACCCTCATTCCTACACCATCACCAGTTCAAGTTTCATCTCAGAACCAGATCTCCACTTCATCCTCTTCCACATCAGGTGCTGCTCCAACTGACGAGATGAGGTCCAACTCCACTACAGTTCTGGATTTTCTTCAGAACAAGGTGGATAATATCAGCATTAAGTCCTAA